The following are from one region of the Anomaloglossus baeobatrachus isolate aAnoBae1 chromosome 1, aAnoBae1.hap1, whole genome shotgun sequence genome:
- the CLDN5 gene encoding claudin-5: MGAFALEIFGLSICIIGWVGVILACALPMWQVSAFIEQNIVVAQFTWEGLWMSCVVQSTGQMQCKVYDSILALEPELQAGRALTVLAAIVGLIALLVTVVGAQCTTCFQGSSVKSRIVFAGGVMYIVTGLLVLIPLCWTANIVIKDFFNPHVPASKKREMGAALYVGWAATALLLLGGVLICLSCPMRGQRTPPVKYSASRRPTSNGDYDKKNYV, encoded by the coding sequence ATGGGTGCCTTCGCTCTGGAGATCTTCGGTCTGTCCATCTGCATCATTGGCTGGGTCGGGGTGATCCTGGCATGTGCGCTGCCCATGTGGCAGGTGTCTGCCTTCATCGAGCAGAACATCGTGGTGGCACAGTTCACCTGGGAAGGGCTGTGGATGTCGTGCGTGGTGCAGAGCACGGGGCAGATGCAGTGCAAGGTGTATGACTCTATCCTGGCGCTGGAGCCGGAGCTGCAGGCGGGCAGGGCGCTCACTGTCCTGGCTGCCATCGTGGGGCTGATCGCCCTGCTGGTCACGGTGGTCGGAGCGCAGTGCACCACCTGCTTCCAGGGCAGCAGTGTGAAGAGCCGCATCGTGTTCGCCGGGGGAGTGATGTACATCGTGACGGGGCTGCTGGTGCTCATCCCGCTGTGCTGGACCGCCAACATCGTCATCAAGGACTTCTTCAACCCCCATGTGCCAGCCTCCAAGAAGAGGGAGATGGGGGCAGCACTGTATGTCGGCTGGGCAGccactgccctcctcctcctcggtGGGGTCCTGATATGCCTGTCCTGCCCTATGAGGGGGCAGCGGACACCGCCGGTGAAGTACTCTGCCTCCCGGAGACCAACCTCCAATGGGGACTACGACAAGAAGAACTATGTGTAG